In Streptomyces sp. NBC_00878, a single window of DNA contains:
- a CDS encoding sugar ABC transporter substrate-binding protein, producing MRTQSRRRPRATLVAVAAGTLLAPLLSGCWTGAGGTGSGGNSINVLMVNNPQMMELQKLTAAHFTKETGIKVNFTVLPENDVRDKISQDFANQAGQYDVATLSNYEIPIYAKNDWLHEMDSYVAKDTGYDEQDVLKPMRQSLTAEDGKLYGQPFYGESSFLMYRKDVFEKKGLTMPENPTWTQVADLAAKADGAESGMKGICLRGLPGWGEVMAPLTTVVNTFGGTWFDENWKAQLDSPEWERAVKFYVDLVRDHGEAGAPQSGFAECLNNLTQGKVAMWYDATSAAGSLESANSPVKGKIGYAPAPVEKTESSGWLYTWAWGIQEASRNPDKAWKFVSWASSKEYEQLVGDQIGWSNVPAGKRASTYANADYRKEAGAFQEMTKEAIEGARPTDPGVQPRPAPGIQFVGIPEFTDLGTKVSQEISAAIAGRQSVESALKKSQKLAEEIAEEYEGR from the coding sequence ATGCGAACCCAGAGCCGACGGAGGCCGCGCGCGACGCTCGTCGCGGTCGCCGCAGGGACGCTGCTCGCCCCGCTGCTCTCCGGTTGCTGGACCGGAGCGGGCGGAACGGGCTCCGGTGGCAACTCCATCAACGTCCTCATGGTCAACAACCCGCAGATGATGGAGCTGCAGAAGCTCACCGCCGCCCACTTCACCAAGGAGACCGGCATCAAGGTGAACTTCACCGTGCTGCCGGAGAACGACGTCCGCGACAAGATCAGCCAGGACTTCGCCAACCAGGCCGGCCAGTACGACGTCGCCACCCTGTCCAACTACGAGATACCGATCTACGCCAAGAACGACTGGCTGCACGAGATGGACTCGTACGTCGCCAAGGACACGGGCTACGACGAGCAGGACGTTCTCAAGCCCATGCGCCAGTCCCTCACCGCGGAGGACGGCAAGCTCTACGGACAGCCCTTCTACGGCGAGTCGTCCTTCCTGATGTACCGCAAGGACGTGTTCGAGAAGAAGGGCCTCACCATGCCCGAGAACCCCACCTGGACACAGGTGGCGGACCTCGCGGCCAAGGCCGACGGCGCCGAGTCGGGCATGAAGGGCATCTGTCTGCGCGGCCTGCCCGGCTGGGGCGAGGTCATGGCACCGCTCACCACGGTCGTGAACACCTTCGGCGGCACCTGGTTCGACGAGAACTGGAAAGCGCAGCTCGACTCCCCCGAGTGGGAACGGGCGGTGAAGTTCTACGTAGACCTCGTCCGCGACCACGGCGAGGCGGGCGCGCCCCAGTCCGGCTTCGCCGAGTGCCTCAACAACCTGACCCAGGGCAAGGTCGCCATGTGGTACGACGCCACCTCCGCCGCCGGTTCCCTGGAGTCGGCCAACTCCCCGGTCAAGGGCAAGATCGGCTACGCACCGGCGCCGGTCGAGAAGACCGAGTCCTCCGGCTGGCTCTACACCTGGGCCTGGGGCATCCAGGAGGCGTCCCGGAACCCCGACAAGGCCTGGAAGTTCGTCTCCTGGGCGTCCAGCAAGGAGTACGAGCAACTGGTCGGCGACCAGATCGGCTGGTCCAACGTGCCGGCCGGCAAGCGTGCCTCGACGTACGCGAACGCCGACTACCGCAAGGAGGCCGGTGCCTTCCAGGAGATGACCAAGGAGGCCATCGAGGGCGCCCGGCCCACCGATCCCGGGGTGCAGCCGCGGCCCGCGCCCGGCATCCAGTTCGTCGGCATCCCCGAGTTCACCGATCTCGGCACCAAGGTCTCGCAGGAGATCAGCGCGGCCATCGCCGGACGCCAGTCCGTCGAGTCGGCCCTGAAGAAGTCCCAGAAGCTGGCCGAGGAGATCGCCGAGGAGTACGAGGGACGATGA
- a CDS encoding DeoR/GlpR family DNA-binding transcription regulator: MSDMSAEDRQREIVQSARRTGAVDVNELAAELGVAKETVRRDLRALEDHGLVRRTHGGAYPVESAGFETTLAFRATSHVPEKRRIAAASAELLGDAETVFVDEGFTPQLIAESLARDRPLTVVTASLATAGALAEADNMTVLLLGGRVRSGTLATVDHWTTKMLAGFVIDLAFIGANGISREHGLTTPDPAVSEVKAQAIRAARRTIFTGVHTKFGAVSFCRFAEVSDLEAIVTSTLLPTSEAHRYSMQGPQVIRV, translated from the coding sequence GTGTCGGACATGAGCGCGGAAGACCGTCAGCGAGAGATCGTGCAGAGCGCCCGCCGCACCGGCGCCGTGGACGTGAACGAGCTCGCCGCCGAACTGGGCGTCGCCAAGGAGACCGTACGCCGGGATCTGCGCGCCCTGGAGGACCACGGCCTGGTCCGCCGCACACACGGCGGCGCCTATCCCGTGGAGAGCGCCGGCTTCGAGACGACGCTCGCCTTCCGCGCCACCAGCCACGTGCCCGAGAAGCGCCGGATCGCGGCCGCCTCGGCCGAGCTGCTCGGGGACGCCGAGACGGTCTTCGTCGACGAGGGGTTCACTCCGCAGCTCATCGCCGAGTCACTGGCCCGGGACCGGCCGCTGACCGTGGTCACCGCGTCCCTGGCCACCGCGGGCGCACTCGCGGAGGCGGACAACATGACGGTGCTGCTGCTCGGCGGCCGGGTCAGGTCCGGCACGCTGGCGACCGTCGACCACTGGACGACGAAGATGCTCGCCGGATTCGTCATCGACCTGGCGTTCATCGGCGCCAACGGCATCTCGCGCGAACACGGCCTCACCACCCCCGACCCGGCTGTCAGCGAGGTCAAGGCACAGGCCATCAGGGCCGCCCGGCGCACGATCTTCACGGGTGTGCACACCAAGTTCGGAGCCGTGAGCTTCTGCCGGTTCGCTGAGGTCAGCGACCTGGAGGCGATCGTCACCAGCACCCTCCTGCCCACGTCCGAGGCCCACCGCTACTCGATGCAGGGCCCCCAGGTCATCCGCGTCTGA
- a CDS encoding NAD(P)-dependent oxidoreductase — MPAPRTILLTGAAGGLGTLMRGLLPAYGYELRLLDLLPIDGEPDAITADLADKEALREAVRGVDAIIHLAGISLESTFEKILKANIVGTHNLYEAAREEGIGRIVSASSNHAVGFTPRPEGEAPHEAGALIPIDTPRRPDTFYGLSKAFGEDLAQFYWDKHGLETVSVRIGSCFMEPNGVRMLSVWLSPGDGARLFHAALTAEDVRHTVVYGSSANTRLWWDLTTARGLGYEPQDDSEQYAEKLIAEQGELDPHNPAHARLGGQFVNEPPVWPY; from the coding sequence ATGCCCGCTCCCCGCACCATTCTGCTCACCGGCGCCGCAGGCGGCCTCGGCACGCTGATGCGCGGACTGCTGCCCGCCTACGGCTACGAGCTGCGCCTCCTCGACCTGCTCCCGATCGACGGCGAGCCGGACGCGATCACCGCGGACCTCGCCGACAAGGAGGCCCTGCGCGAGGCCGTACGGGGCGTGGACGCGATCATCCACCTCGCGGGCATCTCGCTGGAGTCCACCTTCGAGAAGATCCTGAAGGCGAACATCGTGGGCACGCACAACCTCTACGAGGCCGCGCGCGAAGAGGGCATCGGGCGCATCGTCTCCGCGTCCTCGAACCACGCGGTCGGCTTCACCCCGCGCCCCGAGGGCGAGGCGCCGCACGAGGCGGGCGCCCTCATCCCCATCGACACCCCGCGCCGTCCGGACACCTTCTATGGCCTGTCGAAGGCCTTCGGCGAGGACCTGGCGCAGTTCTACTGGGACAAGCACGGCCTGGAGACCGTCTCCGTCCGCATCGGCTCCTGCTTCATGGAGCCCAATGGCGTGCGCATGCTCTCGGTCTGGCTGAGCCCCGGCGACGGCGCCCGCCTCTTCCACGCGGCCCTGACCGCCGAGGACGTCCGGCACACCGTCGTCTACGGCTCCTCCGCCAACACCCGCCTGTGGTGGGACCTGACCACCGCACGAGGCCTCGGCTACGAGCCGCAGGACGACTCGGAACAGTACGCGGAGAAGCTGATCGCGGAGCAGGGCGAGCTGGACCCGCACAACCCGGCCCACGCCCGCCTGGGCGGCCAGTTCGTGAACGAGCCGCCGGTCTGGCCGTACTGA
- a CDS encoding 5-dehydro-4-deoxyglucarate dehydratase codes for MTSAPLSARLDIPTGPLFFPVTAYARDGAVDLDVYREHVRRGVEAGAAAVFACCGTGEFHALTPEEFQECVRAAVEETAGRVPVVAGAGYGTALAVRYARLAEEAGADGLLAMPPYLVVAGQEGLLRHYTELASATSLDVIVYQRDNAVFTPETAVSLARAEGIIGFKDGLGDLDLMQRVVSAVRSEAPGGLLYFNGLPTAELTALAYRGIGITLYSSAVFCFAPEIALAFHQALGSGDDPTVNRLLDGFYRPLVELRAQGRGYAVSLVKAGVRLRGLDVGEVRPPLHEPAEDHIKQLAQLIERGYALLEEGM; via the coding sequence GTGACGTCAGCCCCCCTTTCCGCTCGACTCGACATCCCGACCGGGCCGCTGTTCTTCCCCGTCACCGCGTACGCCCGCGACGGCGCCGTCGACCTCGACGTCTACCGCGAGCACGTCCGGCGGGGCGTCGAGGCCGGCGCCGCCGCCGTCTTCGCCTGCTGCGGAACCGGGGAGTTCCACGCGCTCACGCCCGAGGAGTTCCAGGAGTGCGTGCGGGCGGCCGTCGAGGAGACGGCGGGCCGCGTCCCCGTCGTCGCGGGCGCCGGGTACGGGACCGCGCTCGCCGTGCGGTACGCGCGGCTCGCCGAGGAGGCGGGCGCGGACGGGCTGCTCGCCATGCCGCCCTACCTCGTCGTCGCCGGACAGGAGGGACTGCTGCGGCACTACACGGAGCTGGCATCCGCCACCTCGCTCGACGTCATCGTGTACCAGCGGGACAACGCCGTGTTCACGCCGGAGACCGCCGTCTCGCTCGCCCGTGCCGAGGGGATCATCGGCTTCAAGGACGGGCTCGGCGACCTCGACCTGATGCAGCGCGTCGTGAGCGCCGTGCGGTCCGAGGCCCCGGGCGGCCTCCTCTACTTCAACGGGCTGCCGACCGCCGAACTCACCGCACTCGCCTACCGCGGCATCGGCATCACGCTGTACTCCTCCGCCGTCTTCTGCTTCGCGCCCGAGATCGCCCTCGCCTTCCACCAGGCCCTCGGCTCCGGCGACGACCCCACCGTCAACCGGCTCCTCGACGGCTTCTACCGGCCACTCGTCGAACTGCGCGCCCAGGGCCGCGGGTACGCTGTCTCGCTGGTCAAGGCGGGCGTACGGCTGCGGGGGCTCGACGTGGGCGAGGTACGGCCCCCGCTGCACGAGCCTGCCGAGGACCACATCAAGCAGCTCGCCCAGCTCATCGAGCGGGGCTACGCGCTTCTAGAGGAGGGCATGTGA